From the genome of Lutra lutra chromosome 8, mLutLut1.2, whole genome shotgun sequence:
tattttattctttctttgtcaGCCCATTGGTTGTATAATGGcatgttgtttgtgtttttttccagttttttccttgtgattgatttctagtttcatactgttgtggttggaaaagatgcataatATAATCAGttctcttaaatttattgagactgattttgtttcctaatgtgctctattctagagaatgttccatgtgcacttgaataTGTAATCTGCTATTTTGGGTTGGAATGTTTtatatatctgttatgtccatctAGTCtagtctaatgtgtcattcaaagacagcTTCCTTTCTGCCTGGATGAGGTATCCCTTGATATAAGTGAGGGGTTAAAGTTCTCTGTCATTATTGTTTTACCATCAATTTCTACTTTTATCTGGTTATTTaactttgtgtgttttttttgtagtatttttttaaagtttttatttatttaagtaatctctacacccagtgtggggctcagactcacgaccccaagaccaagaatcACATATTcttctgagtcacccaggcgcccgtgctttatgtatttagatgCTCCgatgttgggtgcatagatatttacaattgttttaaCCTCTTGTTGGGTTGGTAACTTTTTCATTATGTAATGTTCTTCTTTGAATTTTgatacagtctttgttttaaagtctattttgtttgttgtttgtacTGCTACTctagcttttcctttttgttccatttgcatatgtttttccatcccttcactttcagtctgtatgtgtctttaggcCTGAATTAAGTCTCTTCCAGGCAGCATATACTTgcgtcttgtttttttaatccatctcaCCATGCTGTGTCTTCTGAGTTgaacatttagaccatttacattcaaagaaTTATTGATAGCTATATACTGCCATTTTGCTGACTGTTTTTTTGGTTGCTTTGTAGTTCTCTGCTtctttgcttgctctctctttgtgATTGCTGACTTTCTCTAGTATTTTAGtttactttatttctcttcttcttcttctttttccttttttgagtatagttaacacatagtattatattaatttcagatatacaacataatgattcagcaactctatttatacattatgctgtgcccATCACAAGtatagctgccatctgtcaccttGACTCAGTGTTACAGTACCGACTATATTCCATATACTGtactttttccctttaattttttcttttacctgttaTAGGTTTGgagtttgtggttaccatgaggttcatatataatgTCCTAAGTTTAAAGCAGTCCATATTGAGTTGATTGTCATTTAGGTTTGAACACATACTAAAGCAAATTCTTtctccattgtttatatatatgttgCCATGTTTTACgtctttttattcataatttctttaTGTCTAATTatagccttttcttttcctcttgtgaAAGTCCCTTTAGCAGTTCTTGTGATgccagtttagtggtgatgatttcctttaacttatttttgggaactctttatctcttcaATTCCAAGTGATAGTTTTACCGGGTATTCTTGattgcaggttttttgtttttgttttgttttgttttcctttcagcactttgaatgtatcatgccagtccCTTGGGGCCTTcaaaatttcttctgaaaaatcagctgatagctttGTGGAACTTCTCttgtacatactttttttttgttgtttttcctctcaCTGCTTTTACAATGACCTCTTTagcctttgacattttaattatgtgttgTGGTATAGAGCTTCTTGAGTTTATCTTCTTAAGGGGCTCTGCATGCTTCATGAATTTAAATGTCTATTTCCCTCCCTAGATTAGGAAAGTTTCCAGCTataattcttcaaataaattttctaccaCCTTCTTCCCTATAATATGAATGCTTGTTCACTTGATGCTGTCCAACAGATCTCTCAACCTATcctcatttaaaaactttatttttggggtggtgtctggctggttcagttgatGGAggatatgactcttgatctcagggtcatgagttcaattcttatgttgggcatagagtttacttaagaaaaataaaataaaaataaaagaattatgttTGCTGTTCAGCTTGGGTGCTTTCCATTATCGCATCTTCCATGTCATTCATCTGTATCCATTAATCTACTTGTGATTCCTTctagtgtttttccttttcatgtatATTCTTTAGCCCTGGTTCTTCATATTTTCCAGGtgtttgttgaagttctcactgagttcTTCTACTCTTCTCTCCAGCCCAGTGTccatctttatgatcattactgtAAATTTTTCATCAGACacattgtttatttctgtttcatttctttttctgaggttttgtctgGTTATTTGGGGGcacattcctttctttctctgtttcgattgattttgtgtttgtttctatgaattaggcAAAAACGCTACTTTTCCTAAACTTGAAGGAATGTTCTCGGTATGTGGTTGTCCCCTTTGTAAACTGTATATACCCGGTGACTTTTACTGGCTGGCTGGAACTGTGGCTGGCATGGGTAAGGGATTGCAGGGTGCCCTCTGCTGGGGCTGCACTAGTGGAATGGTTGGAGATTAAGTGAATGTGGGCTGGGGGTGAGTCCTGAGGCTTTTTGCAGATGGTGCCCTGGCAGGAAAGCGGAGGGTAAATGTGTTCAAGCTGGGGTCTCTCCTCACGGGGTGCTTTGACAGGACAGCTAATGCTGAGGGGGATGCCAGCGAGTGTAGTCCCTGGGCTCTATGCAGTGGATACACCACAGGACACCTGTAGCTGAAGTGGTTGTAAGCTATGGGTCGTCCCAGGGTTCTCTGCGGACACCCTGGCAGAATGGCTGAAACTCAAGTGGGGGTAAGCTGGGGTGTTCTGGAGTGTGTGAAAAATCCCCTGGTGGGGCTAGCCCATAGCCAAGGTGGTTGCTGGCTGGAGGGTCCTTGGGTGCTTTGTGTAGGGCACCAACTGGGAAGGATAGTTATAGCGGATATGGGCATGGACTGGGATTGCCATAGGGTCCTCTGAAAGGACAGATGAAGCAGGTATAAGCCAGGGTGTCCTGGCAGGGCAGCTGGAGCTGAAAAAGGCATCAACCAGGGGTGCCCTGGAGAGCCATCTGAAGCCAAAGCAGTACAGGCCTGCAGTGTTCCAGGGTACTTTGTGCCTGCCTCAGTGTCGTGAGAGGGCTAGATCTGTAGTGAGCACTGACCAGGGCTGTCCCAGTGTGCGCCACCATGGAGCTGCTCTTGTAGGACAGCGAGGTTGGTGTGGGTTGGGGGCCCACGGCTCACTGGGGTGGTAGGCTGCTTTGTGCACCTATCTATGCTGTCAAGGTTGTAGGGGAACGTAAACTGTGGCACTCACTGGACCCTCCAACCAAGAGACAGTTGGAACAGCTCCCCTGCCAGTTAGCAGGCTTCAAGGgctattttctttatattctggtTGTTCTTTTAAGccatgccttttattttctgtggcCCAGCATAGATGAATCTGTTCCTGGTACCTCATTACTATCCTCTGCACTGCAGTTTGCAGCATCAGAGGTGGGGTCACCCTTTGTTACCATGTCTCAGTCTCTCTTGTACAGAAGCTGTTCAATCAGCTCTcagttcttcttcaggaggaattcCCTGTAAATAGGTGTAGATTTGGTGTGCCCATGGAGgggagttcaggatcttcctgtGTCACCATCTTGAACTGGAACACTCCCTAGTTCATTGTTCTTTAAACTTAATAGgctaggggtacctggatggttcagtgggttaagcctctgtcttcggctcaggtcatgatctcaggctcctgggattgagccctacactgggctttctgctcagcagggagcctgcttcccccccctcacccctgctgcctgcctctgcctacttgtgatctctctgttaaataagtaaaattaaaacaataaagaacaGGGTAATATATATAGCTAGGACTACATGAGGGCAATAGTAGGCCCCAGAATGGGTAAAGCAAGCTGTGAATAGCATTTTCTAGATTCAAAAGTAACTCAAAGTTTTGAAACAATTGGTAAGGGCGCCTAGGTAGCTTagatggttaaccatctgccttcagctcaggtcatgatcccaggtcctgggatcgagtcccacatcaggcttcctgttccttggggaggctgcttttccccctgcctgtttctcatgaataaataaacctttaaaaaattataaataaaaggaaaagggataGGTGTATTCATCTACTTTATATTGCTATACTAAGGGcatgttaaatttttaagaaatggagagGTTTACATTCCTCTGAACAGAAATACTATATAAGAAAAGGCCAATCTCTAATACTTTATAGTCACTGGGAAGAGAAATTTCATGCAAAAGAGAGATTatagtcagttttttttttttttttagattttatttattatttgagagagagaaagagaatacgagagagcacaagcagtggagtgggagaagcaggcttcccgtggagcagggagcccgacagaggattcgatcccaggaccctgagatcatgacctgtgccaaaggcagacactcaacgactgagccacccaggtgccatagTAGTCAATCATTTTTGAACCAGATAATGGCTAACCACTCATAAGACACTAATTTAACAATATCTCAATGctgcattttaacttttttcatccTATGTGTATGCTGTGTCTGAAGAGCTGGACTAACCAGTTCCCTGCCTCACAGAGTTCTGATGCCTCGGTGGGTGAAGGAGGTCATTATAATTTTCACTTTGCAGCTAGAGAAACTTGTATAGGAGTTTATTACACTGCATTATACTGACCACATTAACAGGAGTCTGATATATATAAATCAGGGTGCTAGAATCAATAATTACTAATATCTGGTCAGGATGTTCTTATCTCTGAATCTGAGTACGGAGGATGCcatagttttcagaatatttgtGCCCAATGAGCACAAATCAGGTAAGTATGAAGAAGAGACTGATTCTCTCATAAATCTGTCATGTCTGGCAAACACCCTGGTTTGTAGAGCATACCCCAATGCCTTCTGGTAACCAGCTTATTTCCTTTACATCACTGTAAATTCAACAGTGTCTTACAGAGACTATAACTTAGTGACAGACTTGAGTTATAGCCTAGTTTTTGTCCCTGCTGGgctttatattaacatataatgtatttattccaggggtacaggtctgtgactcatcagtcttacacaattcacagcacttagcatagtacataccctccccaatgtccatcccccagccacctcgtcccccccccccccccccctccagcaGAGACTCttattaatctcaggaaacaaactgaggaataGCCTAGTTTAGATTCAGAACAAATTACATCAGTGTTCAGGGTGGCTCATGTTGATGACTTATAAGCCAGTTTAACCACTTAGACTAGCCTGTCCTTAATTTCTAAATTCCAGTTGCCAGGTCTCAGTACGGCATGTGAAAGCTTGTCACAGCACACTGCGGAGATCTAATAAAGATCCTCAAGTAGGCAGAGGACCCTCCACTGGAAGCAAGAGTGGTAGGTGTTGCTCCTCCCAAACTTCTAATGAAGACCTGGTAAAAATTATTGCACTTTCTTCTACAGcagtattttaagtatatataaatccATTTCCTGTCCTTTGGTGTTGTCTTTATAATTGTTTCTTATAATTGCAACAGAACAAGTGGTTTTTATGTGgttaaaatttacaaataacaATTTATAGAAAGTATGTTTTGTGCAAGTTTAAATCAGTATATTAAAATtactgtacttattttttttaataaatttgattGTTGGCCTATACCTTACACAGagatttcatatttcaaaatagcACCTAAAGCTAACCTGAATAGTGATGCATATCTTATTACCAGATATGCAGAGCTGTTTCAGGTAACTggctattaatttttatatactgaaaaaaacaaagcttAAGGGATGCTATAACTAGTACTGTCCTGGGTCCAGTGGAAcatacctttgtttttttctgtagagATATTAAAGAATGGAATTTagtctacctttttaaaatatagactaGGGTTTCTAAcctttcaaaagaggaaaaatccatTTTCGTGCTAATTTGCGACGCACCCTGCCCTCACAATATTGGTTGTGATCAACACTGGTTGAGAAATGGGCCTGTGCAGCAGAGGCTGAGAACCAACGACTCACACACTAAATACTCTCAAGCCTGCAAATGCATGCCACGTACCACTGTCTCTGACCGCACATCCCTTCCGGATAGGGCTCATATTTGAGTAGATACTTGAAGATAAAAAACCAGACTACTAGATACTTAACTAAAGAGCTGATATTTAACCTGAAGAGAAAATGGAACTGCTGAGTTTTGACCACAATGTTTGCCTTATTTGTAGATTGAATCATCTCAAACTTGGATTCTAAAGGAGCTGAtaaaaaggaggaagtaaaaaacTCCGGTAACTTCCAGAAGTGTGCAAATCTGCTTCAGCAATCATGAGATGGGTGTTTATATATTTTCGTAGAAAACAGTTTATGCATGTATACACCATTATTTTGTAGTTAAAAGTTTGAgacaattttattaatattttatacatatggaACTTATCTCTGAAGTATTGGATTTGAACATTTCagataatttataaaaacttacagtacaaaaggagaaaaatactcAAGTTCACATAACTAAAAATACTCAAGTTCACTCTTGTGCCTtgacatgtttattttcttttgatataaCCAATATTTGATAGCAAAGttatatggaatattttaaaagctgattACAGAAAGGGAGTGATTTCAACTCATAACAGCTGTAGAATCCAAACGTAAATAGAATAAGGGATCAATACAAATGATATTAGCAAGTAAGATATTGCTACACCTCTATTTTAAACtataagcctctttttttttttatttattttttttaactataagcCTCTTGAAACCATAACCCTGACATTGCACAATCAGAATGACTAGCGTATCCGACCAAATTGTTGGCTAAGTAGGTAACAACCTAGCTTAATCAGAAATGAGTAACCTAAATCCTTTCATTTATGTAAGtggttttgttatattttaatcttttcccaCTGAAATCATTATTACTTCTGTATTCTTAACTTCATTAAATCAGTGTATTACCTTATTGTGACTTAGTGTTTGGAACTTTACATAGTTCTTGAAATGccttttttaatcaaaataatcttcTAAATCAATATTTGGATCTAGCAGATCTTCTCCATATGATGAAAGATCTGTttgatttaaaattaagttttcaaatgtttcttctaaGTCAGTTTCACCAATTAAGACAGCTCCCATCATTCGCCCACGCTGCATGATGACTTTGACGTATTCATGTCCTTTGGTACATCTCAGCATTAATTCATGATCTGAACCTAAGCCCTGTGCGTTGTATTTTCCCAGCAATACAACCTATAGATAGGGATAAAAACATTATTGTAATGAGTACCAACAAGGAaacactatatatgtatatgtatgtatgtatatgtgagtgtgtgtatatatatatatacacatatatatatgtatatatatatattgtgttgTTAACCTAGAATCTATTCACAAAAATTGGGGAGTGTCCCcaaaaaaaacatttgaatggCACTGCATTTATTGTATGGATGACACCACCCCACAGTCtctgaacattaaaaatatctaatgaATTAACATATGTAGGATCCGGACTACATCAGCTTAGAGTCATGAAGAAAAACTTACTTCAGAGTAATGTGAAGAGTAAATAATATGCACGGCAAAGCACCTGGTTCATTCTTGATTATAACAGCTATTGGTTCTCCCCACaaagaatgaatctcaaaatgtACCAACAGGGAATAAGCCTAGAAGAGACTTTCCCCCCCTTATGGGTAAAACAGTATAGCACAGGAAGGTGGGTAATGAATAGGAATTAAGACCAGCGGTAGTAACAGGTACTGATTTccaagaaatgaggaaatgagaagatgtgtcattttttgtaaaataattatcTAATTTTCTCATCTGAGTAAGTATTTACATGGTTTTCGTTTTAAGACTTCAAGCAGGAAAAGGCACTGATTTGCTTATCTTACCTTAtagttaaaaaattttgttaCATGAGCAAAAAGCTCAAAGCTGAAGTCCATGTCAATAGATTCTCCTAAACTAGCTGCAGCCATGCACTTCGCTGCATACCATCCCATCTGTCTAGCCTGGGTCCACAGcctcatctgaaagaaaaaaatgtcatgagaaaatttttcattgttcttatttAAAGATGCCTTACAAAATTCCTTAAAGGACTTCAACGTTGACAGTCCTTGAGACTGGCTAGATCTAGTGAGTTAGAGGACTAGTTGGATTGTCTTTGCTGTAGAAGCAGTCACCAATCCGTCCTAACTAAACCCGATTTTGCTATTTGATAATTCTATCCAAATTACTGCCTTTCAAATTAAAAGATGATACCAAATCTGTTTCAATAAACTATTACAAATAACTAAAACATTTCAGGGTATACCAGGTAAGAATACTACTAATTAACTAGTCTGCTTTTTCATAGTAAGTTTCATCATCAGCGTTAAGTAGAGACAATAGATGATCACTGAAGAATTCATTTCTTCTCCTAATCCTCAGATTTTGGTGCTACATAGTTAAGGCCTCCCATGCAGTTAAATTGATGTATTAGTTGGGTGTACAGCCTTAGGAAATCTTATCAGATTTCAACAACTGATGCTGGgaattttaaattcttcccttacattatttatttattctttactgTATGTTTATTTCTACAAAGTTTTAGGAATCCCTGATACAACACTGGCTGTGAAAGTCAAGAGATTTAAATATCAACTCTTCTACATATTTATTAACAGCCTTAATTTCTTCAActgaaacataaatatataccaCCTATTCTCTGGCtattaagagaattaaataagCTAATGTAGGGTCCTGGATCATGTAAAACTGATTGGTATACCTATTTATTGCTTCtacaaattaaaagacaagatCTATTAGATTCACTCAGAACGAgacacctgttttgtttttggatattGCCTGTAGCAGAGTATGACACATAATAAGGATATAATTTACCCTAGAGGgtttaaagtgtttaaaaaaaatcccacagactGAAGACAGCTATGCCACAGAAGTCACAGAATgtaggaaaaactgaaaacaagctCGCACTTTCAAAACAGGCTGAAAGCACTCTTTCTATGACTTATCTCTGTAAAAACATGTAAGTATTGAAGGTGCCTCTCAGACTACATCTAGCCCTTCTGCTACTTCACACTCCATAGTTAATCTGAAGGAGTAAAATCTACCTGTGGTGCTGGTTTTTCACTGAGTGTTACCTGGTTCTTTTATCTGTAATGTCTACCTGCATCTCTACTCCTCCTAAGCCCTATGACTACAGTCTGAGTATCTTCCTGAAGGATTTCTGCTCCACTCTGAAGAGGCAGGCAGCACCATGATGGCAGGAGGACGTGGACATCCAGTTGGATGGAGTTGTTCGGCTGAGGAAGGCTGTTCAGTATAGGAAATTTTTTCAGTCACAATTCCCAGAGGGACAGAACTGGGTCATCAGGATCCCACAGGGTCATCATCTATATGGTTTATACCTCAGtatgttatttattcatctaaAGCTGCGCTGTCCAGTCTGGCAGCCACTAAATGTAatgtaagtaaaattaaaattcagttcctcagtcacattCAGCACATTTTAACGGCTCAACAGAGACATGTAGCTATTGAGTAGACACTATAAACATTGAATGTTTCTGTTGTCACAGAGTTCCACTGCACAGTGCTACTAAATGTATGAAGGTAAGACATCCCAGTGTGTTCCATATCTATTTAATAACTTGCCAAAAgagaaacattcttttaaaaggtCACAGAAAACTCTAGGATAGCTTCCTACTTAAGTGGGAAAACCGGAAATTTGGATTTGCTGGTAGCGACTCCTTTACCGTCAGATGGAATCTGAAAAATCAGATACAAAGGTGTGATGATGGATGCCAGCTTACCTGCTGCCACACTCGGCTGGGCCGCCAGGATGCAGTGCAGATGTCACCAGCGGCGTAGACATCAGAGAGAGATGTGTGCAtataagcatccaccttcaggcCACCATCTTCTCCTAGAGCAAACTAAATGAGGTTCCTGATAAGTATACatgggaggaaaaatgaaagatgtCTTTTTTGTTCTAAAGTAAAAGACCAAGTCAAATTTTTATACCTCGGTATGCCGTCTTTAGTGAGAGAGTAAAAAACAGCTGCAAAGTTTAGATAACAGCTGAATTATTAGGGAATCAAAATCCTACTAGGATAGACCTActcaaaaattcttaaaactttcaACATCAAGAACACTCAGTAACCATAGTTACTACCCCACTTGTAATTACAATATTCTTCAGTTTTGCGAGCTTCGAATGCTAAAAGGCAGTTTCTCTAAAAGAATCATTTGTAAGAATTCATAGGTGTTCATCTCATCAACCTTTAGACAAATGAACTGTGCATTATGTCCCACTTATGAGGACACTGATGCTGGGATGTTTACCACTTAAGGATTTTAGGTAGGCAATATGAAATACTACAAATAAAACATGACTGTACACTAAACTTAGCTTCCTTAAGTTACAGTTTTACACTAAAACAATGAACACTGATTTATACTTGAATAGAaattgagaaatagaaaatgagaattagaaacagaaatgagaatagaaatagaaattgagaaatagaaaatgagaattaGAAATCTcatactactttaaaaatactcataGCAGGACAAAAAATTTCACCTTACATTGTTGCCACAGAGGAAGGGTTCTGTATTTGGTGTAACTCCTGTAGCACTGACAATGAAATCACAGCCGTATATCTTTTCATTAGTCAATTCCACATATACAGGCCATAcctctttaaaacaaacagaaaaaaaccacCTTCATTCTCAAATGTTATCACCACCAGCTGTCATTAGCATGTGAATATGTAATGCCTAGAataaagagtgaaagaaaaaggcaggagagGACTTTAAAACATACCCCTTAATAACTTTATAAGGCATATTTGCTTAAACAATTATAATGCAGTCAGCACTGTCTTCTTGTTTTGagtatatttacaaaattatggCATTCTAAACATCTTTCCTTCAAATTTAGACTACTTCCAACAAAATGATTCTAAGCCAATAaccattttctaaattctttaaaactaTTAAGCTATTATACTCCACTAAGAGTTTAGTCCAAATTCTCACTTTGCAACGTTTTCCCTTATTACTCATATTCAAACTCTAACACTACCTTTTCCCAtggaaatatacaaagaattcaaaaACTGGAATATTTCATATGCCAGTCTAGCTgagtttatttcttcaaatggtGGTAGTTCTCACAGGAAGTGTGGAATAGGGATTAGATCTGTTTCTTAATCCcaaatttatagatttttcaaTCTGTTTGATTTGGGGGAAGTCATTTCACCTCTGAGAGCATAAAGCCTTTGttagtttatatttgttttgatcTGTAATTGACTCAAAGAGTTGTGGCTATAGCATCATGAACCCCATGTAAAATTATTAGGAAGCTTGAAGACttaagtaatgaaaataaaatgacttacaTTATTAAttaatggtttcatttttactttttatatttaaatttcatatagaAATTGAAGTTTTTAATATAGTAAGATTAAGTAAGGTTTCATCCTTTTAAATTActggtattttttcttattttattacttaCCATTATCGGTTGTGATTGACTGATTAGAATGGTCTCTAGGAAAAGGCAAGGActttttcttagaaattctaAATTCCTCCTGAAGGAAGATTTTCTTTACTTCACACATAGTTTCAATGTGAATCTtatgagaaaactaaaataacaaattCCAAAAAAATGACTTAGGTTATtcgtaattttaaaaaattacaatatacTTGCAGaaacatatagaaaaaataattaatcttaCAGTATAAAGGAAAACACACTGGATGCCCCAAATTAAAAAGCCTCTCAATTTCTATGCATGAAGGGAGTGAGCAGAAATCCATTCAGAACTTAAGAGAACAACTAGTTGCACTGGCAGGGGATGCGTTTAAGTATAAATGATAATTACAAATATAGTGTTTAAAAATTACAACTGCTAGAGACTATAAAAGCCTCTTGAGGGCAGGTCCCTGCCAACTTACTGTAACATCCAGAACGTTAGTAAAGTGCCAAGTATAAAGGAGATAATGTTTACTGAACCAAACTGCTGAAGTTCTCAGGTTAAAAATACTATTAATCTTTGGATCTGAAGATGCAGGaagaaatgattttatataatttctatcaCAAAAATTAGATAAGCTATGAAGCCAGCTCCCCTCCAAACTACCCAAGGCTGTAAAGAAATCATACACAGTGATGAGGACTCCACAGATACTTCTTACAGTATTTAAATATCACagcctttttaaactatttaaaaacaaatatctaataaataaaatgaataaaaacaagtcATCTGCTTATCCAATTAGGatgttaaatatgtattttatttagaattcatCAAATAATCTTTAAGATACTATAATGCATGTGAAGTGACTTGagaaaagattaatttaaaaataggacagTTATAGTCACTGTTGTCTGGGTCTGGAAATCTGTCTGCCTGGGGAACTAAAAAGAAGGGCACGAATCAGTTTTAGATGAATGAAATACTTGTCTTTGGTAAGGAATTGGACCAATTGCCATTGGTCCTGTCTGTCCTAGC
Proteins encoded in this window:
- the LOC125107043 gene encoding pyridine nucleotide-disulfide oxidoreductase domain-containing protein 1 isoform X1 produces the protein MEAARPISTAGKFVVVGGGIAGVTCAEQLAIQFPSEDILLVTASPVIKAVTNFKQVSKVLEEFDVEEQPKTMLENRFPNIKIIESGVKELKSKEHCIVTGDGSQHVYKKLCLCAGAKPKLICEGNPYVLGIRDTDSAQEFQKQLTKAKRIMIIGNGGIALELVYEIEGCEVIWAIKDKAIGNTFFDAGAAEFLTSKLTAEKAEGRIAHKRTRYTTEGRKKETQTTAGAGNMGSALGPDWHEGLNLKGTKEFSHKIHIETMCEVKKIFLQEEFRISKKKSLPFPRDHSNQSITTDNEVWPVYVELTNEKIYGCDFIVSATGVTPNTEPFLCGNNFALGEDGGLKVDAYMHTSLSDVYAAGDICTASWRPSRVWQQMRLWTQARQMGWYAAKCMAAASLGESIDMDFSFELFAHVTKFFNYKVVLLGKYNAQGLGSDHELMLRCTKGHEYVKVIMQRGRMMGAVLIGETDLEETFENLILNQTDLSSYGEDLLDPNIDLEDYFD
- the LOC125107043 gene encoding pyridine nucleotide-disulfide oxidoreductase domain-containing protein 1 isoform X2; translation: MLENRFPNIKIIESGVKELKSKEHCIVTGDGSQHVYKKLCLCAGAKPKLICEGNPYVLGIRDTDSAQEFQKQLTKAKRIMIIGNGGIALELVYEIEGCEVIWAIKDKAIGNTFFDAGAAEFLTSKLTAEKAEGRIAHKRTRYTTEGRKKETQTTAGAGNMGSALGPDWHEGLNLKGTKEFSHKIHIETMCEVKKIFLQEEFRISKKKSLPFPRDHSNQSITTDNEVWPVYVELTNEKIYGCDFIVSATGVTPNTEPFLCGNNFALGEDGGLKVDAYMHTSLSDVYAAGDICTASWRPSRVWQQMRLWTQARQMGWYAAKCMAAASLGESIDMDFSFELFAHVTKFFNYKVVLLGKYNAQGLGSDHELMLRCTKGHEYVKVIMQRGRMMGAVLIGETDLEETFENLILNQTDLSSYGEDLLDPNIDLEDYFD